taagtacggttccttgggatcggtatgagtgcaccacatacagggaccatggttttaactcttaagagtacatcgcaggatatgtattaaaaacaatgctactttatacttcttctactgctactttattctaattaattatttgttacttgtgctgttaattacaattctcaatccgtaaataatttcttctttctaccgtgttcgtactactgtcctcgtaaaatcatcgtaaccgattgttgtaatcggattacatgaacatcactcgaccatgtatgtccatttggacatatcggaatggcacgctttgacgatcaacttgctgtatctactctaatccattaTCTGTGGATTAGAGCTATACACTGACATGACAGATAGCACAACAACCCGTCACATTCAGGCTGCGGTCCGTAAAGTGAACTAAAGtgctgagccccgattacggtaatttttaacgtctccaatccagacacgcttctcgattctgcgatacgattggtcaaaacagctgacgtacgctgttgaacgaccaatcgtatcgcagaatcgggaagcgtgtctggattggagacgttaaaaattaccgtaatcggggctctgaaaGCGTTGGGATAGCGTATGAtcggtatagttccaaaatactgaactgtcctatgcatgatgacattgacagtggggcgccaccgtcaataccggatcgctggttccgatttttgctatgttggaaaccatatagttgaacgatggtagcgcccccctgtcattgagtttggtgggacagttcagcttgggtcatctatacccGTAGCCGTACGCCTAAAAGTCGGTCATAAAAATAACTGCGCTTAGCTTATGGCATCCATTCACAAATCCGCCTCTTGAGAcatgtatagatgacccacgctgaactgtcccgccaaactcaatgacaggggggcgctaccatcgttcaactatatggtttccaacatggcaaaaatcgaaaccagcgatccggtagtgacagtggcgccccactgtcaatgtcatgcataggacagttcagtatagaTGACctatactgaactgtcccaccaaactcattgacaggggggcgccaccatcgttcaactatatagtttccaacatggcaaaattCTGAACCCGCGAttcggtggcgccccgctgtcaatgtcacgggtgggacagttcagtatattgggtctatattttggaactatacgccAAAGTGACGTATTAACATGACTTTGGAGACCACTTCACGTGCaaattagaaattaaattaaaacgagCAACGCCTTACTAAAGCTTGTCTAGTAAAATGTTAGGtctaatgtaaatgtacttACGTGTGGCAGTCCTGagtcccgattacggtaacttttaacgtctccaatcgtaatcgtatcgcagaatcgatgaagcgcgtctggattggagacgttaaaaattactgtaatcggggctctgctGTGCCTCTTTTGATATTGCTTGGTCCTGCTGTGACTTGTGAGCGTATTTCGGACTGCAGCGCCATTCATGCATGGATccaaaatacagtgtgagtcacgttaaagtgtacatatgaaaatagatgaaacaaaacctatttttatcgacaaaaaagaggtcaaaaaatttttgagtttttttttaaattttttatagaattttttttcttcgaattacttattgtaaagaaaacgtaataacttttaaactaagcggtatatcctgataaaataaaaacagtaataatgctaaataacaggcaatactaaaaaaatacataaaatacacaaaaaaggccaataaataataaaaaatgatactttttgaaaaaaatctgcctttaaattcgtgtttttttttattatttgataaatttctccaaaaaatgcccctataaccggtggtttttattacgttgtattattttctatcgttttaccttcgtaaaaccaaaaatcgcatgtctctatccctatcacaacatttgctatgatcgtttgaacaaaggcctgccacaacattattctccgctacaggtagagacaattttaattttaactaaaatgcttattttacttcaaaatcttttgtttttatttgaaatctaacttgtctttatcaaaattacaaatctagagccattttcagtttcgttgttaatgaagcattgaatggcgcgcccggagaggcttagttcaaacgatcattgcaaacgttgtgatagggatagagacatgcgatttttggttttacgaaggtaatacgatagaaaataatacaacgtaataaaaaccaccggttataggggcattttttggagaaatttatcaaataaccaaaaaaacacgaattttaaagcagattttttttaaaaagtttcattttttattatttgttggccttttttgtgtattttatgtatttttttagtattgcctgttatttagcattattactgtttttattttatcaggatataacgcttagtttaaaagttattacgttttctttacaataagtaattcgaagaaaaaaaattctataaaaaattaaaaaaaaaactcaaaaattttttgacctcttttttgtcgataaaaataggtctagtttcatctattttcatatgtacactttaacgtgactcacactgtatatgatCCAAAAGCGAGAGCCAAGAAAAAAAATCGTGAACTTTTCTCTatgttcaaattggattttttttctttctttctgtcaCTCATTTATGTCATCTTGTCTGTGGTTGCGCAAGTTGAAGGAAAGGAATTCGTAGTTATTTTCGTGATTAAATCTTGCCTTAATTtacattgtttttcttttctagcTGCTGATATCTATTACTGGACACGTCGTCTATCAagtgtttatgttttttcttgtaataaagttttatagCAACAATGGCAGTGCTTGCAGCTGCACAGTTGTTGGACGAGTTGATGGGGCGACATCGCAACACAAATCCTAATGAAAAGATAAAGAAACCGAATTGGGAGGATCCAGAGGTAAGCATTCTTAATGTTATAGTTTTTTCCTGTAAATACTTTGTAATAATATACATAACCTTTTACCTTGAGATTACAAACACATTGCATGGCTTGGCATGACGTTACAATCGGTCGATGCTCTTTGGAGTTCGGCAAGATCCGGTATTATATTGCATTCTAAATCCCTTACTTAATCCCTAACTTGTGAAGATAGCAGATTCTTAGtctttaattttaatcaaataaatattgcttAAAAGCTTAATACTTGTTTCAGTATTGCAAATATTACATGGTGAAATTCTGCCCTCATGATCTCTTTGTGAATACAAGAGCTGACTTGGGTGTGTGTCCAAAAGTCCACGACGATGAAGTCAAGGAGTTGTTTGAGAAAGCGGAGCCTTCGTACAAGAAGACTCAGTATGTGGACGAATATCTCAGGTTCTGCCGACACATGATTAATGATGTTGAGAGTAAGTTATTATTTAGATTTTCTTTtttggaaagaaagaaaatagtATTCAGATTTGTAGAGTTTATAAATGCAAGtttcttaaatttttatttgctgcaggaaaaatacaaaaaggGAAACAGAGATTGGAATTGATGAACTCCAAACCTGAAGGTCCACCAATGACGCAGGCTCAAACAGAAAAGAATCAGGAGCaggtattaaatattttcaataagttTTCATCGTAACAGGCCTAACTCATTTCTCAGCTTTTACAGtacaatttataataatattctgtTCTTCATGCTCACATTACCTGTCAGTGTTACTGTAACTTTGTGCATAAAGGTGGATGTTGCTAGGTGAAAAAAGATTTCTCATTAAATTGTGAATATGACCAACTTAGCTTTTGATGATGGACCAtgtaatatttttgaatttttctatttatgtGTATAAACATAACTTTTAACATTACTCCTACCAATGCATTAGCATACTGTAGGCCTCTTACAATAGTTTTACTACACACTCATACactttcaaattattttcgTAAATAAAGTTAATCATACAATTTTGTTAGctagttattttttaaagagaaataaatataattctAGCTATCATTATGGTATGGGATTGGGTCATAACTACCTGCGGTAGTGTTTATGATAAGTATTCTCTACCATTCTGTCATCACCATTGTTGCTTGTTACTAACATTAAAGCTTCAATGTTCATagttatttaagttatttttttgttcattggttattaattgatattttagGATGACACATTTCCGCAGGTCCAATTGCTATCGGAGAAGATTGGTGCTTTGGTTCAAGAGGCGGAGGAGGCAGGCACCCGCGGCGACGTAGAACAGGCCCAGGGACTTATGAAACTCTGTGATAggttaaaagaagaaaaagagcaGCTGTTGAAACAACAAGAGAACAGGTATGTTTTCATCCTCATATTATGTTACTTGAGAAAGGCTAAGGGCACGTTCAGATGACGAGCGTTCAATGCGCGTTTACAACTACATGTAGAAACGCGCGTTACCATGTATACTCCAAGAATAAAATACTTGTAGGTAGTTGTTAACGTGCGTTAGCTAAATGCCCATTGTGCGCTCATCACCTGAACATGGCCCTAGGTTAGAGTAGACCCTTTCGAATCCCGAATTTCGAATCACGAGATCGTGAGATATTAGACAAAACGCGCGATTCCATGTGGACAGAATGTATGAACCTCTAGTTCTCACGATAGCGCGATTCGAAATACGCGAGTAAAAACACGTCATCTGGACAATCTCTTGAGATGAAGAATAGTTAAATATTCAGTGAAGTTAGTCCTGCTGACTGAATTTAATTACACAATTAATaatatacaaaaagaaatgaacaGATTCAAAATTTTCTGAATACCTATgctaattgatatttattttcagcCATTGGTCCATGACTGCGGAACTGGCCGCCGCCCAGGAGAAACAGATGGAGGTGTGCCCCGTTTGCGGCGCCTTCCTGATCGTCGGCGACGCGCAACAGCGTATCGACGACCATCTCTCTGGAAAACAACACGTAGGGTAAGTTATAATAAGGGTTAAAATCCGAAAAACTGTCCCAAAGACTAGTGTTGACACAGATTTTGACAATTAATGCCATGCCAACTGCGTTAAGCCTTGCCCACTTCTGATTAACATCTTGGTTGATCAGAGTTTACTACGATTTTATTAGAAAAGTACATTGAAATCGGTGGGCgaggcttttgtccagtagtggacgacatttggctgaaatttACGAACTAACACCATATATGAAGGCActgaaagaaacatacagcagcatttttttttaatttatgttatttttaggtatttcaaactCCGTCAAGCTTACGAGGAAATGAATGAATCTCGCGAAAAGGAACAGCAAGAGAAAGAGAGGAAGCGTCGGGAAGAGAGAGAGAAGGAACGCGTCTCTCGCGGCGGCGGTCTTGGCTCTGACAGGCGGGATAGGGAACGCGTCGAACGTGACCGTGAGAGGGAAAAGGATCGCAGCGAGAGAGGCGACCGGGATAAGGAGAGAGAAAAGGATAGGGATAGTCATCGGCATCGGTGAGTTTGTACATTGATTTCTTTCGTCTCGTTTAATTACTTAGCTGGCGAACTCCGTCTCTTGCGGTGGCGGTCTTGGCTCTGATAGGCGAGATAGGGAACGCGTCGAGCGAGACCGCGAGAGGGAAAGGGATCGCAGCGAGAGAGGCGACCGGGATAAGGAGAGAGAAAAGGACAGGGATAGCCATCGGCATCGGTGAGTTTGTACATTTAAATTGCTTTCGTCTCGTATTGTTACTTAGCTAGGGAACTCCGTCTCTCGCGGTGGCGGTCTTGGCTCTGACAGGCGGGATAGGGAACGAGACGAGCGAGACCGCGAGAGAGAAAGGGATCGCAGCGAGAGAGGCGACCGGGATAAGGAGAGAGAAAAGGACAGGGATAGCCATCGGCATCGGTGAGTTTGTACATTTAAATTGCTTTCGTCTCGTATTGTTACTTAGCTAGGGAACTCCGTCTCTCGCGGTGGCGGTCTTGGCTCTGACAGGCGGGATAGGGAACGAGACGAGCGAGACCGCGAGAGAGAAAGGGATCGCAGCGAGAGAGGCGACCGGGATAAGGAGAGAGACAAGGACAGAGATACTCATCGGCATCGGTGAGTTTGTACATTGATTTCTTTCGTCTCGTATTGTAACTTAGCTAGCGAACTCCGTCTCTCGCGGCGGCGGTCTTGGCTCTGACAGGCGGGATAGGGAACGCGTCGAGCGAGACCGCGAGAGGGAAAGGGATCGCAGCGAGAGAGGCGACCGGGATAAGGAGAGAGAAAAGGATAGGGATAGTCATCGGCATCGGTGAGTTTGTGCTTTTATGGTCGCTTTCGTCTCGTGTTGTTACTTAGCTAGCGAACTCCGTCTCTCGCGGCGGCGGTTTTGACTCTGATACGCGGGATAGGGAGCGCGTCGAGCGAGATCGCGAGAGAGAAAGGGATCGCAGCGAGAGAGGCGACTGGGATAAGGAGAGAGACAAGGACAGAGATAGCCATCGGCATCGGTGAGTTTGTACATTTGTGGTCGCTTTCGTCTCGTATTGTTATATAACTAGCGAACTCCGGCGGTCTTGGCTCTGACAGGCGGGATAGGGAACGCGTCGAGCGAGACCGCGAGAGAGAAAGGGATCGCAGCGAGAGAGGCGACCGGGATAAGGAGAGAGACAAGGACAGAGATACTCATCGGCATCGGTGAGTTTGTACATTGATTTCTTTTGTCTCGTATATTTACTTAGCTGGCGAACTCCGTCTTTCGCGTCGGCGGTCTTGGCTCTGACAGGCGGGATAGGGAACGCGTCGAGCGAGATCGCGAGAGAGAAAGGGATCGTAGCGAGAGAGGCGACCGGGATAAGGAGAGAGACAAGGACAGAGATAGCCATCGGCATCGGTGAGTTTGTGCTTTTCAAATCGCTTTCGTCTCGTATTGTTACTTAGCTAGCGAACTCCGTCTCTCGCGGGGGCAGTCTTGGCTCTGACAGGCGGGATAGGGAACGCGTCGAGCGAGACCGCGAGAGAGAAAGGGATCGCAGCGAGAGAGGCGACCGGGATAAGGAGAGAGAATAGGATAGGGATAGTCATCGGCATCGGTGAGTTTGTGCTTTTAAGATCGCTTTCGTCTCGTATTGTTATTTAACTAGCGAACTCCGGCTGTCTTGGCTCTGACAGGCGGGATAGGGAACGCGTCGAGCGAGATCGCGAGAGAGAAAGGGATCGTAGCGAGAGAGGCGACCGGGATAAGGAGAGAGAAAAGGATAGGGATAGTCATCGGCATCGGTGAGTTTGTACATTTAAGATTTCTTCCGTCTCGTATATTTACTTAGCTGGTGAACTCCGTCTCTTGCGGCGGCGGTCTTGGCTCTGACAGGCGGGATAGGGAACGCGTCGAGCGAGACCGCGAGAGAGAAAGGGATCGCAGCGAGAGAGGCGACCGGGATAAGGAGAGAGACAAGGATAGGGATAGTCATCGGCATCGGTGAGTTTGTACATTGATTTCTTTCGTCTCGTATATTTACTTAGCTAGCGAACTCCGTCTCTCGCGGCGGCGGTCTTGGCTCTGACAGGCGGGATAGGGAACGCGTCGAACGTGACCGTGAGAGAGAAAGGGATCGTAGCGAGAGAGGCGACCGGGATAAGGAGAGAGAAAAGGATAGGGATAGTCATCGGCATCGGTGAGTTTGTGCATTTAAGATCGCTTTCGTCTCGTATTGTTACTTAACTAGCGAACTCTGTCGCTCGCGGTGGTGATCTTGGCTCTGATAGGAAGGACAGGGAACGCGTCGAGCGAGACCGCGAGAGGGAAAGTCAGGGGGAGGCTCAGTTAGCCCAACTGAAAAATAATATCTAATTCATCTGCTTGAACTATTTTAGCAATCAAATTCAATTAGATGGAGTGTTCTCTAGAACAACAGAACTGTTCTGTTGTAAAACTGTACATCCCTTTATGAGCTACCAGAGATTTTCACCAGTCACTACGATTCTCCTTCAATTATAACTGAAATCCATATTTCGACTGCTCATAACAACATTGTTGTTGCTTTTCATCAGGTCAAGTCGCGACGACAAAGGCGGTCGTCACGAAGACCGCGACCGCGAGCGCGAGCGCGACAAAGACCGCGAGAAGGACCGCGAGCGCGACAACAAGGACCGCGAGCGCGACCGCGACCGCGAGCGCGATCGCGACCGCAAGCATCGCAAAGATAGAAGTGAGTATTGAAGATTGACAAAGCCTATGATCGAaaaagctctaagcagatcataggactgagtaggaccaaaatgcgcatcttagttcgagccctcactggacactgcagcttaaacaagcacttgtccactatgggactgtccgaaacaagaacgtgcaggatgtgccaagaggcagatgaaacgccactacacattctcacggactgcggacctctgatgcgcaagcggagcttacacctgggcaaacacatcctaagcccacaagatgtaaaacatatcgccccccaaaagatactgcacttcctaatggatgcaggactcggaggcgaactgtaaggaaaatagcggcgatcacaatagatcgataacggtcgcagtgatactaggactttattgaactagaatagcagctcaacacaaaaaaaaaaaaaagaggtttcacagtgcgcgtggacgcacagggtaacacacgaaccaatcacagagctcttaaACGCTGCCGTGCGTTCGGTCTTTGATTGATTGAAAAGGTAAATAGTTTGATTGAAGTAGAAACAAACCGTAACGAGATGGCTCCCGAAgttggatgatgatgatgagattccATCATTAAAAAAGAGGCAGTGCCATTTAGGAACTTggctttttatgtaataatcaaCCTAAGACACAGGCTGAGTTGTACTACCTacctttaaccgtaactatagcgataaccggtggttttggtatggagtttgacagatttttgacgtttgttatagtttaaAAAAGAGGGTGCAATCCAGTCTTTGGAGTTTTCGCCCACATTGTGTCCGGCTGATTTAGTCTTATTGCATTTTGCTCATCTGAAACTACTTGGTAGTGCCAGAATATTTGTGTCTCATCATagattaagtttattttttgctAAGACTTAATAACTTTCCAGGATCTTCCCATGACCGGTcgcgccgccgctcccgcgacCGCCACTAGTGAATGACTGAGGTATCACAAAAGCGCCTGAAACCGGTAAGTATATCGACCACCAAACCACACTATACAATCCTGCAATGCGACGCTCCCACACAATACCCATCCATATACTACACTACCCGCCCGGTCCCAAACACATCTACGCACTATTTCATTCACATCCCTCAACACACATCACGTGAAAATGATAATACAAGTAATAAAGTGAACACTGTTGTTTTACAGCTTAATGTAGCATACCAAAATAAAACTTCGGTATATGGCAAACATATGGGGAGTAATGTTGACCCCCTATGCACTCTCGATTCGGTAGTTGTCGTCACACCGACGGACTTGGCAGGTATTTGATTGGTATTTTGAATAGTTGCCGCGGGCTGTGAGGCTTGCTAGACGATCGTGCGTCCCCTTGTATTGAGTGGGCCGAGACCGATTGTGTTAACAAGACCTCTCGACACTAGCGGGTCGGATCGCCGTTGTTTTGaggtattcaaatatttacaagCTATCGTTCGCCGTCGTGGTATGTCCAGTCGACTGGTGCTGATGCCAGGTATTTGTTAGGGCTCGTCTGGGATAGACATAACAATACAATACTGTCCGATTACTGCAATCAATCATGAACATATTTATGTATTCTTGTATCGAATATTTGAGTCATTTTAAAATCCGGTTTGCATTTtggatttaaatatttttatgtatgcCTCTTTTAGGATCTTCtaacaatatttttcttaacAAGATAATCATATAACCCAATTATAAAATATCAGTATCAAAAACCAAAACGACCGTTTGATTTCACTGCAAATAGATTCTTCCGGGTCATGAAACGCATTTGTAACTAACATTCGACGCAGGGTCTATGTCAGTACATTGCCATCACATACAATGCCATAACGGAGATGTGAGCAGCACACGATGTGCTACGTATAGCACGTTATTGGATGCTGTTATCACGTCATCTACTGTGTACTTCCAGGTACCCAAACTTTGTAATATATGGCAACAAGTTTCACAAACGCGcaacttaattaattacttcTACGAACTCGAGGGAAGAAAGTTGAAAAACTTGATGCCATGTTATAAAACTAATTGATACCCCTAAACCCTATTGGAGCGAAACTTTTAATGATTGATACTGTCGAGCTGTGCCTGTTCTGTGTGAACTTATTAGTTTTCTACAGACATTTTTGTTCCCCCGTTTATAAAATTTCTCTTCAATCATTGAGAGTTCGATCTGAACCTTTGCCGAGGTGCGTGTTACTAGCTTGCTCGATGGACTTTTCAGTTGGCAAACATGAAGAATGCTCCAGGCCTCCACTACTGCTCAGGAAAAGAGGTACTTTTGACATTAAACCAAGCCCTGCTGAAGACGAAGCTCGCGGAAAAAGCTGAAACCGGCGTTCGCCAACGGTTCCGAGGTGACATAGAATAGTCACACGtattaataagtttatattagcAATTCCAAATTCATTATGAATGCATGTAGTCCAATAACACTGGACATAATTTTACCGCTTAGAAAAACTATTGTATAAGATGTAGCTACCTCCGATGTTTGTTCTCTAGGAAGGTCTCTGTTATTAC
This window of the Ostrinia nubilalis chromosome 9, ilOstNubi1.1, whole genome shotgun sequence genome carries:
- the LOC135074646 gene encoding luc7-like protein 3 isoform X1, which produces MAVLAAAQLLDELMGRHRNTNPNEKIKKPNWEDPEYCKYYMVKFCPHDLFVNTRADLGVCPKVHDDEVKELFEKAEPSYKKTQYVDEYLRFCRHMINDVERKIQKGKQRLELMNSKPEGPPMTQAQTEKNQEQDDTFPQVQLLSEKIGALVQEAEEAGTRGDVEQAQGLMKLCDRLKEEKEQLLKQQENSHWSMTAELAAAQEKQMEVCPVCGAFLIVGDAQQRIDDHLSGKQHVGYFKLRQAYEEMNESREKEQQEKERKRREEREKERVSRGGGLGSDRRDRERVERDREREKDRSERGDRDKEREKDRDSHRHR
- the LOC135074646 gene encoding luc7-like protein 3 isoform X2, whose protein sequence is MAVLAAAQLLDELMGRHRNTNPNEKIKKPNWEDPEYCKYYMVKFCPHDLFVNTRADLGVCPKVHDDEVKELFEKAEPSYKKTQYVDEYLRFCRHMINDVERKIQKGKQRLELMNSKPEGPPMTQAQTEKNQEQVQLLSEKIGALVQEAEEAGTRGDVEQAQGLMKLCDRLKEEKEQLLKQQENSHWSMTAELAAAQEKQMEVCPVCGAFLIVGDAQQRIDDHLSGKQHVGYFKLRQAYEEMNESREKEQQEKERKRREEREKERVSRGGGLGSDRRDRERVERDREREKDRSERGDRDKEREKDRDSHRHRSSRDDKGGRHEDRDRERERDKDREKDRERDNKDRERDRDRERDRDRKHRKDRRSSHDRSRRRSRDRH